The following are encoded together in the Parabacteroides chongii genome:
- the phnX gene encoding phosphonoacetaldehyde hydrolase: MKKISCVIMDWAGTAVDFGCFAPLNAFLKVFSEEKGIDITYRQAREPMGLLKIDHIKAILNMPEVSDKFRARYGRDWNMDDVNEMYQSFEKHLFASLKNFTTPIPGVLETMKLLRENGIKIGSTTGYTQAMMDVVRPDAAAKGYEVDNLVTPDDVPAGRPAPYMIYKNMIDLAIPSVDNVVKVGDTIADIKEGLNAKVWSIGIVTGSNEMGITEEEYNHRSADELAELKREVRERMLAAGAHFVLDNITELPACIEKINR; encoded by the coding sequence ATGAAGAAGATTTCGTGTGTAATTATGGACTGGGCGGGAACAGCTGTCGATTTCGGTTGTTTTGCCCCATTGAACGCTTTCCTGAAAGTTTTCTCGGAAGAAAAAGGGATCGATATTACGTACCGCCAGGCACGTGAGCCGATGGGACTCCTCAAGATCGATCATATCAAGGCTATTCTGAATATGCCGGAAGTCAGTGATAAGTTCCGTGCCCGTTATGGCCGCGACTGGAACATGGATGATGTGAACGAGATGTATCAGAGTTTTGAGAAACATCTGTTCGCCTCGCTGAAAAACTTTACCACGCCGATACCCGGTGTATTGGAAACAATGAAACTGTTGCGTGAGAACGGCATAAAGATCGGTTCTACAACCGGCTATACACAGGCTATGATGGACGTGGTCCGTCCCGATGCCGCTGCCAAAGGCTATGAGGTCGACAATCTGGTCACTCCCGACGATGTTCCTGCCGGTCGTCCTGCTCCTTATATGATCTATAAAAATATGATCGATTTGGCTATTCCGTCTGTAGATAATGTTGTGAAAGTAGGCGATACGATTGCCGACATCAAAGAAGGCCTGAATGCGAAAGTTTGGAGCATCGGTATCGTAACGGGAAGTAACGAGATGGGAATTACTGAAGAAGAATACAACCATCGCTCTGCCGACGAACTAGCTGAACTGAAGCGCGAAGTACGCGAACGTATGCTGGCTGCAGGTGCTCATTTCGTATTGGATAACATTACCGAACTGCCTGCTTGCATTGAGAAAATTAACCGATAA
- the phnW gene encoding 2-aminoethylphosphonate--pyruvate transaminase, translating into MRNYLLLTPGPLSTSQTVREAMLQDWCTWDKDYNEGIVTPIRKGLLAIAGLDENEYTDVLLQGSGTYCVEATIGAAVKPTDKLLILANGAYGKRMAQIAEYYHIDHVLVSLHETELITGEVARKALEANPGITHLSMVHSETTTGLLNPIEEVAEVIRGKGITFIVDAMSSFGGVPIDVKKLNIDFLVSSANKCIQGVPGFGFVIARKEKLMACKGVARSLSLDIYAQWETMEKGGGKWRFTSPTHVVRAFYQAMKELNEEGGIAARYERYKKNHRILVDGMRALGFKTLLPDASQGPIITSFLYPHADFDFHAFYEALKQKGFVIYPGKISDADTFRIGNIGDVFPQDMENLLEAIKQTSIR; encoded by the coding sequence ATGAGAAATTATCTTTTACTGACTCCCGGCCCGTTAAGTACTTCACAGACAGTACGCGAGGCCATGCTTCAGGATTGGTGCACCTGGGATAAAGATTATAACGAAGGAATTGTAACTCCGATCCGTAAAGGCTTGCTGGCCATTGCCGGACTGGATGAGAACGAATATACCGACGTACTTTTGCAGGGAAGCGGTACTTACTGCGTGGAAGCAACGATCGGAGCTGCCGTGAAACCGACCGATAAACTGCTTATCCTTGCCAATGGCGCATACGGTAAGCGTATGGCGCAGATTGCTGAATATTATCATATCGATCATGTGCTGGTCTCTCTGCATGAAACGGAGCTGATCACAGGAGAAGTTGCCCGCAAGGCACTGGAAGCGAATCCGGGCATCACCCATCTCTCTATGGTGCACAGTGAAACAACGACCGGTCTGCTGAATCCGATCGAAGAAGTGGCGGAAGTGATCCGTGGCAAGGGAATCACGTTTATCGTAGATGCCATGAGCAGCTTTGGAGGCGTGCCTATCGATGTGAAGAAGCTGAATATCGATTTTTTGGTGAGCAGTGCCAATAAATGTATTCAGGGAGTTCCCGGTTTTGGCTTCGTCATCGCCAGGAAGGAAAAGCTGATGGCCTGTAAAGGAGTTGCCCGTTCGTTGTCCCTGGATATCTATGCACAATGGGAAACGATGGAAAAAGGCGGAGGTAAATGGCGTTTTACGTCACCTACGCATGTGGTCCGCGCTTTCTACCAGGCAATGAAGGAACTGAATGAAGAAGGTGGCATCGCAGCCCGCTACGAACGCTATAAGAAGAATCACCGTATATTGGTAGACGGCATGCGTGCATTGGGATTCAAGACGTTATTGCCGGATGCTTCGCAGGGTCCGATCATCACATCTTTCCTGTATCCTCATGCTGATTTTGATTTCCATGCTTTTTATGAAGCACTGAAACAAAAAGGTTTTGTGATTTATCCCGGAAAGATCTCGGATGCCGACACTTTCCGTATCGGGAATATCGGGGATGTTTTCCCTCAGGATATGGAGAATTTGCTGGAAGCGATCAAACAGACATCTATCCGTTGA
- a CDS encoding sensor histidine kinase, with product MKRQHLSFTYHVRIWALMIRLLLLFPLSALAINSHMAEIDSLKAILPEQSEPQEKIPVLYRLSLLHEQKPEQIEYLKRSIKEAEKIDSVQAVYTALSDIATYYYNLDKSDSLAYWMHTIDSIARERNEYPDALFRARALYCQDLLWHRNYEEAMNNTHNLYQLAINTKQSYGLLRSSECLGQIYQAIRRDSDAVIAFQDGLDRLKQQGGDNDTELRLIAYQIESSLRTDSYKKTLEMLADYKQLIDKLDGLNKTQNGLFPVNREYWLLYCFYTDLYLKENELDKARESIEMASRFEGSEFVEGDYAGKVYLAVKSHYYARTGNFTLALHYIDKLLEKQRLPEDLQLKADILKKQGKENEVLKLYEEISAYNDKSNNEMFLRQVNQLRTLHDINFDIMQKDQMKNNQKQIIQKQNQLLFFLSVIIILLITLYILYIYSNRTQRLKNYLQQEKEALLKSKEKLILETIRADEANRLQSSFIADMSHEIRTPLNAIVGFSELLTEKGTTPEEKREYSGIIQNNTDLMLTLINDVLNLSMMKTGDMSFNLQKVLLKDCCRKALNSIRQHVREGVVLTFSPASEQVIINTDTIRLQQLLTNLLTNAAKFTEKGEINLAYTLEADKKHVRITVTDTGTGIPKEKQEEIFKRFEKSDNYQSGTGLGLHICSYIAEHLSGPDSIFLDTSYTAGARFVFIHPCESDNAVNG from the coding sequence ATGAAAAGACAGCATCTATCTTTTACATATCATGTCAGGATTTGGGCACTTATGATAAGGTTACTCCTACTTTTTCCCCTATCGGCACTGGCCATCAACTCACATATGGCAGAAATCGATAGTCTGAAAGCCATTTTGCCGGAGCAATCCGAACCACAGGAAAAAATTCCGGTATTATACCGTCTTTCTCTTCTCCATGAACAAAAACCAGAACAGATCGAATACCTGAAAAGATCGATAAAAGAAGCTGAAAAGATTGATTCTGTCCAAGCTGTTTATACAGCATTGTCGGACATTGCCACCTACTATTATAACCTGGATAAAAGTGACAGTCTGGCTTACTGGATGCACACGATCGACTCTATCGCCCGTGAACGCAATGAATATCCGGATGCCTTATTCAGGGCAAGAGCATTATACTGCCAGGATCTGTTATGGCACAGGAATTATGAAGAAGCAATGAACAATACTCATAATCTATACCAATTGGCTATAAACACGAAACAAAGTTACGGACTCTTGCGCAGTTCGGAATGCCTGGGCCAGATTTATCAAGCCATCCGTCGTGATAGCGATGCCGTGATCGCTTTCCAGGACGGACTCGACCGTCTGAAACAACAGGGAGGCGACAATGACACCGAATTACGTCTGATCGCTTACCAAATAGAGTCGAGCCTGCGGACCGATTCATATAAAAAGACCTTGGAAATGCTCGCGGATTATAAGCAGTTGATAGACAAATTAGATGGATTGAATAAAACACAAAACGGTTTATTCCCCGTCAACCGGGAATACTGGCTTTTATATTGTTTCTATACCGATCTGTATCTGAAAGAGAATGAATTGGACAAAGCCAGGGAATCCATCGAAATGGCCAGTCGCTTCGAAGGAAGTGAATTCGTAGAGGGAGACTATGCAGGAAAAGTATATCTGGCTGTCAAATCCCATTATTATGCCCGAACAGGTAATTTTACACTCGCTTTACATTACATTGACAAACTTTTAGAAAAACAGCGTTTACCGGAAGATTTACAATTAAAAGCCGATATACTGAAAAAACAAGGGAAAGAAAACGAAGTCCTGAAGCTTTATGAAGAGATCAGCGCCTATAATGACAAAAGTAACAACGAAATGTTTCTGCGTCAAGTGAACCAACTGCGTACATTACATGATATCAATTTCGATATCATGCAAAAAGACCAGATGAAGAATAACCAAAAGCAAATTATACAGAAACAAAATCAGTTGCTATTCTTCCTGTCTGTAATTATCATATTACTAATAACACTCTATATCCTATATATTTACAGCAACAGGACACAACGGTTGAAGAATTATTTACAACAGGAAAAAGAGGCTTTACTAAAATCAAAAGAAAAACTGATACTCGAAACGATACGAGCAGATGAAGCCAATCGCCTGCAAAGTTCTTTCATTGCAGATATGAGTCATGAAATACGTACTCCTCTGAATGCAATTGTCGGTTTTTCCGAGTTGCTGACAGAAAAGGGAACAACTCCAGAAGAGAAAAGAGAATATTCCGGAATCATTCAGAATAATACCGATTTGATGCTGACGTTAATAAATGATGTACTCAACCTGTCAATGATGAAAACGGGTGACATGAGCTTCAATTTGCAAAAAGTATTATTGAAAGATTGCTGCCGAAAAGCTCTCAACAGCATCCGGCAACATGTACGTGAAGGAGTGGTATTAACTTTTTCCCCTGCCTCAGAACAAGTGATTATCAATACAGACACTATACGCCTGCAACAATTACTAACCAACCTGCTAACCAATGCGGCCAAATTTACGGAAAAAGGAGAAATCAACCTGGCTTATACGTTGGAAGCAGATAAAAAGCACGTACGGATAACGGTCACCGATACCGGAACGGGTATTCCAAAAGAAAAGCAGGAAGAAATATTTAAACGTTTCGAAAAGTCGGACAACTACCAATCAGGCACAGGTCTCGGTCTCCATATATGCAGTTATATAGCAGAACATTTAAGCGGGCCGGACAGCATATTCCTGGATACATCATATACTGCCGGAGCCCGCTTTGTATTCATTCATCCTTGTGAGTCAGACAATGCCGTCAACGGATAG